A window of Drosophila sulfurigaster albostrigata strain 15112-1811.04 chromosome X, ASM2355843v2, whole genome shotgun sequence genomic DNA:
CCCGGTATACTTTATCTTATAACTAGTTCAGAATCAGGATCAATACGCCTCGAATATTTGGAAAAGTATTTGGAGCATAATAATCAGTTCGATCATCTCTAATCATCATagattttaagtattttagtttgaaaaaaaaattatcttcaaatatttaaaacttaaattaaaattgtaaatttaaatttggaattattttaacaacaaaatacctATCTCCTTATCAAAACACGTTTTCCCCCATAAAAAGCCAACGGTTTTAAAAACGAACAAAGCTTCACTAAGGTTCAAAATCGTTAACatgtttgcaaattaaattcagaTTATTGCGGTGATCATTCAAGATTAAGTAcctttcatatttattgaataaattgcCAAACTGAAGCAAATACTTTATAGAAATGCTGTACATGCTGATCCCGCCGCATGAGGCAGCAAAGAACTACATTAATCCTAAACCTATTAGTCTTTGGCACAAGAGCCTATCGGTGGCGATAGTGTATAtttgtgggtgtgggtgtgttaTCTCCAAGCTGAGagagagtgtatgtgtgagtatgtTACGACGCTTGATCTTTCACTTTTCGCTGACGCAGCGATTGGACATCCGATGTTTTCTCCTGATGTGCCTTATTGATGGACTTTTCCAGCAACAAGAGATCATCGGTGCTGCTGCTTTCGCCAACATCGGAAATGTCGAATTTGTCCATCGATGAGTCGTGGTAACTGGACTCATCCTCATCGCGCAAACTGCTCGTGCTGTCGACAATCACCCGGCTGGCTTGGCTCTGCAGCTGATTGGTGAAGCGGGCGTATCGGATCTGCATGTTACGGAGCCAGGTGGCATCGGACCAGTGGTACCAGCTGAGCAGAAAAACGACCAATATAAAGAATAGATTGGTGCTAATGGCTGAAATGGGAGTACACACAACAGAAATACcaatttagtttagttaaCGACGTTAACGATTAGTCAGTTCTCTAATAGAGTAAaccaatttaaatcaattaggCAATCATTATCCAGACCAAAACGATCACAcaaaaagaacacaaaaacaacacttaCCCACAATGGCCGAGAGCACCGGCCAATTGAACATGATGTAGCGCAGTCCAGTGAAATCCGCCTCGATGTGCAATGTCACCGTGTAGAACTGTATCTTTTGTGATTGTATCTCGACATAGACGTCGGTAATGGGATGCTGGCGTTCCTCCAAATACCGTGAGAATATCTCGACGGGCACCTTCTGGAACTCCTCCTTCCAACCAAGCACATAGAGCGGACTCAGCGCCCACGTGGAAAACAGGCGTACCAATGGCGAACGGTATCGCATCATTGCGGAGCGACACGAATGTCCGCGCAACATTGAATCGTAGTCACGCATCTCAGCGCACACCATAAACATGCCCAGCTCCAAATTTTGCGGTGACTCCGGCATATCGATGTTGACAATCACCTTGTACGCCTGGCCCACCATCAGAAGTTGTTGCTTCTTCGTCAGCGAGACATGAGCGTGTGGAAAGGTACACGGTGTACTTGTCTCAAGGCATGTTCTGTAATTCGCAACGAACGAAATGACAATGATCAGAGGTCAGAGGTCAGCGATCAACCAGCTACTCACTTGAACTGCATGTGAACGGGTCGCGTATGCGATATTGGTGGCATGTAGACATAGTAGAAGGCGGCATATATGAATACAGCCAGCCAAATAATTAGCACCACAGCAAATGCGATCAGTCCCAGGCGCAACACCAGCTCCCTTAAGGTGTCCACCTTTTCATCGGCTTTGCTGCGAAGGCGATCGTACACATTGAGCGTAAGATTGACCGCGGGTCGCACAAAGAAGCGACGACCCAGGCCCAGCGGATCGCAGCAGAATATTATGAAACGCAGCAGGAAGTTCATCTTGTTGATGTCGCTATAGCTGTTGTTGCACCGTCTATCGTCGCGACGTCGATCGACGATCGTATGAATCGAGTATCAACTCACCAACTGTAGTTTGGGGGGCGactattaaatacatttattgttataattgGACTGCTTATCGGCGATATAGCGCTGTGGGTAATTGCCAGATTTGCATGGCATGTATGAAGTTCAAACTTTGAACGGCCGAAGCCGAACCATTATCAGCTGTGTTAACAGGTCTAATCATTCGCTAGCTGCGCTGAATCACTCACTTGCACGTCTTTCAAATGCCAAGCATCGATGTTGCTCCACTTATCAACAACTTACCAAAAAACCTGGAAAACAatcgatggcactatcgatACAATCGatgtttcttaaattttttaaacatcGATGGTTCTTAAATAAGAATCATGATATCTGATCAAACAACttgttaattgttatttttatgtttcatCAAAAAAACATCGATGGTCCCAAACTTTTGTAACAAAAGTCGGTtcgaaaagtaaaagaaatgaGTGGCACTGGAAAAAGACTATAATGCTCATGAACTAGCCGCAACTGAACTAGTTCATTATCAAGTGTTGCATAATCCCGTGTTGcgctttatttaaaattaaaaatttatgcaaGGTTTATATAGATTattaaaagatatttaaattatacaaaaagttTGTTAATAGCAATTAATTGTTTCACTGCATTTTGTGATAATGCATTGCTGATATCGTTGCAACACTACATATTCATTAATCGATTGCATATGACTGGCGCTTATCGACATCTCGACTATTGTGTcttcattaataaaatgtcaatttattgctttaaaattatataaatatcagCAAATTCAATACGTTATCatcattatttgtatttatttttaattctaatGCAAGAATTTCCAACACAACAATTATTTATCATAATTTGAAATGACCGCGTCATTCCATATTATAGCTGTCGATAGTATCGAGACTGCTCTTTAGAGGTTCAGTTTTTGTGTATCAACCAGACAAAACATATGGGCACCATTTGTAAACAATGGAGATATTTGCAACGTCCAAGTGGTTCAGCCAAACATACACAATGTGCTAAGTAAAACGAGAAGCGGACTATGAATAACTACAGATACCATGGCGGGGCCGGAGGAGTTGGAGGCTACTATGGCATTGAAGTACGCGAAGTGAATCATCAGCGCATCCCGTACCCACATCACTTCACATTTGTTAGCTCCTATGTGAAGTACAtgatatttatgttaaatttcaTGTTTTGGCTATTCGGCGGGCTGCTGCTAGGCATCGGCATCTATGCGTTCATGGACAAATGGATAGAGGCCAATGGCTTGGTCAAGTTGGAGAACATTTATGATGTAGTGCTCAACATATCGCTGGTCATGATTATTACGGGCATTGTCATCTTTATAGTTAGCCTAGCTGGCTGCTTGGGTGCCCTTCGTGAAAATACCTCTCTGCTGAAATTTTATTCGCGTTGCCTGCTAATATTCTTTCTCATGGAAATGGTCATAGGTAATACAAGGATTAATTTACACAAAACATTGCCTAATAAGTCTCCtgataaaatcaaaacacatATAATTGCTATTTGCATTATCAATTCGACAAATAACTCAACGTTTACTCATCGAAAACTACTTGAATTTCCATTAGCAGACCtcaaaattgtattcatataataacaataatgccGAAAATACTATATGGTTCCTTAGTTAGATCAGAGATTTATCAGGCGGTGTgttatttgtaaattgaatagtgtacttataatatacatataattttcTGCAGCCATCATCTGCTTTGTGTTTCCACAACACATGAACGAGTTTGTGGAATATCAGTTCACCGATAAGATCATACACTACTATCGCGATGACCCAGATTTGCagaatttcattgattttgcGCAGCAGCAGTTTAAATGCTGTGGCCTCAGCAACGCTGGCTACCATGACTGGAACAAAAACGAATATTTTAACTGCTCATCGCCATCGGTAGAGAAATGCGGCGTGCCATACAGTTGCTGCATCAATGCCACTGATATTATGTGCGGATATGCGGTGCAGCAGGAAtctgtggcagctgccagCAAATTGATCTGGACCAGTGGCTGCATTGAAATCGTTCGCGTCTGGGCTGAACACAATCTCTATATGATTGCGGGCGTTGCCCTTGGCAGTGCTCTCATCCAATTACTGGTTATATATTTAGCCAAAACTTTAGAGGGTCAAATCGAATTGCAGAAGTCGCGCTGGACCAATTAATTGGGCGCTATAGGAGATTACAACAGGTGACAAATCATCAAGTGGCATATTTATAATGCCCTTAAACTTTGCGCAATCGattcgaatatatatatgcaatataatttttgtaaaaaatgatttcttaTCATCCTTATTGTGTTATCAGCGCCATATTATTTTTGcgtttttcaaaattttaattaaattgtgttttcaACACAGCACAACTCATTTGttgtattatataaacaaatgatgattacttttgaaatatttgaataccTGTCGTCTTTACGCATTTTTGCGAAATTACAAATGTATTACTATGAACATGTTTCGGTTTTTAAAGGCTGATATTAGTTTCTAAGTCTTCACTTTATAAACAAAACCTACAAagttaaattacaataaatataacgcgtatccatatacatagtgcataaaatataattacacgAATTTTCCAACTGCATTGCTTAactgaaaaagaaaactatataaattCATTCCTGATTTTTCAAAGGAAAATTACAAAGAATTTGTACTTATTGATATACTCAATGAAAGTCTTGGAATCACAGTGGACAGAGCTTAGCGAGAACTTTTGCGCACAGTgtgatttattgaaattgaatttcacatCGGCCTATCAGCCAACATAATTGTTATAATTTGGATATGACAAAGTTAACTATCAACTAAATCGtacaatgtttttttaatcatatCCTGTTATGTGTTATCAGGTGGAATATGTGAATATCTTTTATGCGTTACTTTATataataccaaattagtaGTTGAGCTTGAGAGCAAAATCAACATCCATTTTGATAGACGGTTTGCGTATATAGACAGCTGCATCACGCTGTTCCACCTCCAGCTGTTGGGCAACACCACTCACAGTGATTGTGGCGCTGCTGGGCACACGATTAAGACCAGCGATGACGATGCGCTCGATCCAGGCATCTGATTTATATTTGGGCTTGCCAGTGAAACGATTGGTCAACTGATTGTTGGCAAACTCATAGTTCACATAGATGTATTGACCATCGCGGTATGCATAGGATTTCTCATCGTCCAGATATAGAGTGCCATCAGCCTTGCCCTGACGATCCAGGCAAATGACCAGAGTGTACGGATCGTTCAGCATGAGAGCAGACGAACGGCGCAGACGCTCCTTCTTGGGCACAATGCTGCCACCGCGTTGCCAAACTGGTATCTAACgcaatataaaatacaaatatgaagTTTAATTGCTTGAAAATCGAATGGGAGGGAAGAGCACTAACTTTATATTCGGTAACTGGTATTGACTCGTAGCCGGTGCGCTCCTGACGCTGATATGTATCGACATCATACCAATAATCACCATTCTTTTTATCATCAATAGCTGGGAAATACACATCCACTTTGCTAACGCCCTGCTGCATAACTGGACGCACCAATAGACGCTGCTGCACCAACAGCTGGCTGTCAATGGCGAACGCTTCCTTGTCCTGTGGATAATGGGCCAACAGTGGACGTATTACTGGGGCACCAGTCTGCTCCAGCTCATAGAAACTTGTATACCACAACGGCAAATAACTGTAGCGCTTAAGCAATGCACTTCTTATAATGAGGCGAGTGCGCTCTGGGAAGAGCCATGGCTCACGGCGCTTGGTATCGATGTGAGCATGGGCACGGAAGAAGGGCAAGAAAGCGCCGGCTTGATACCACCGCTCTAACAGTTCGCTGTCTGGATTTCCAAAGAAGCCACCGACGTCGGCGCCACAGAACGAGAAGCCAGCGACGGCTTCCGTCAGGCACATCTTGATCGAATGCTGCAAATGGGACCAATCCGCCAGATTATCGCCTGTCCAAATAGCGGCATAACGCTGCGAGCCCGCGAAATGGGCACGTGTCAAGATGAAGGGGCGCTGGTTGGGATCGCGCTTTTGCAGGCCATCAAAGGTGCCCATGAGATGCATGTGACCGTAGAGATTGTGAACATCGCGATGCTCCCAGTTTCCATAGTGTATCAGATCCTTGGGTGCGGTAATTTCGGGACCATTAAAAACAGACGGTTCGTTCATATCGTTCCAGATCATCACATCCTCGGTGACAGTCTTGAATTTAGACAGATGATATTGGCTGGCGTAATAATCACGCACAACGGGATTGAAAAAGTCCGGATAACTGGCAGAGCCGGGCCAACACCAGCCCTCGTAGTCATTACCCTCGCGTGTTTTCACATAATAGCCCTTCTCCGTGCAGTCCGAATGGAAGAAGTAGCTGTTGTCGCGCTTAATGTGCGGATCGATAATCACAACCAAATGACGTCCTAGTTCGGTAAGATTCTTGATCATAGTCAACGGTTCGGGGAACTTAAATTTGTCCCAGGTGAAATAACGCTTGCCATCGGTATACTCAATATCCAACCACATAGTATCCATGGGCATGTTGAACTCATCATACTTGGCCGACACGGTGGTCACATCGCGCTCATCGTTGTAATTCCAGCGGCTCTGATGGTAGGCCAGCGAGAACAATTGCGGCAGCTCATGTGTGCCCGTCAAGGCGGCGTACTGCTGGAACACATCCATGGGCTGCGGACCAAGCATTATAAAGGCATCGACAATTCCCGACTCTGAAATAAAGTGCGCTGACGGTGGAGTTGATTTGCGTGAGCCCGACACAAAGTTCACCAGCGAGGAGACCACATTCGTTTCTGCGGTGTAGATGTCCACCCAGGTCTCGGCAGCATTCTGCCAATAGACGCCGGCAGTGCGCTGAGggctgaaatataccataaacaaGATTCTTAATAAGTATATagctaaattcaaaattgaacaATTGAATGATATTAAAAACTCAACAAGAGTATTAGATCCTCCGAATGATCATAATAaaggacaacaaaaacaatagcaacatCTATTACACTATATGGAAAAACAATTGAGAAAACTAAAGTTGTATCGGCTGTTGACCCTGATCAATAAAACATTtcctttatagggtcggagatacATCCTTCTGcttgttatattaaattcttgGTGTGACAAAGTAGCAATACCCATTTATCTTACGGTTCGCGGGTTTAACAAAAATGTAGACGATACGTACATAGGACTCGCATACTTTTCTATATAATGGAGAAAGTATTTCTGCGAGTTAATTAACTCATTTCCATATTTTATCATTTGAGTGGAATGACTACCGAgctaataacaatttttgtgaAGGGAGTAATTTTGTGTGTTACCAGCTTACAgccagaaaaaaaacaaatgttaacTTACCCATGACCGTAAAGCACAGGTACGGAGCCATAAAGTGCCATCTTGCTCTCCACAATGTACTCAAAGACATCGAGATTGTACAGACGATACGGATCCGTGCCCGAGGTGGACTTAAGAGCAAAGCTATCGGCATGTTCTGGTATGCCGAAGAGCATTTCGGCAGCGGGGAATGAGAAATCAAGAGCAACGGCTTCGGGTCCGTAGGGTTTGCTATCGTGATGGGACTTAAAGTTCTCTTCCCACGAGCCAGGTTCATCCAATGTCTCCGGGACCTCTAcattctgttgctgctgcgattcATCGCCACTATCTGGCAAAGCTTGTTCCTGTGTCTTCTGCCGCAAGTGCTCAAAGTACAGCCAATTCTTAGCGTTTACCGAGACAACATGAACATCGTTCTCATAGAAATCAATGCGGAACGGATCACCATGTATGACCGCCTTTGAGTGGCCAGACGTTACGGTCAACTCGCCCTCTGATTCCTGAACACGTATGGTAACCGTCTTTGGTTGTGCCTTCAGTGCGTGCTCAACACGATAGCGTGGACGCAAAGGTGTCTTCTCATCAATCTGCAGTCGGAATGTGCTGCCCACTAAAGCCTCCAACTTGAATGTGAACTGATGATGGTTCTCTTTATTCAACAAATCAGCAGTCACTGAATCGCTGTAAGTGTTCAATGTGCCCGATATAAGAGAATATTTGCTGCCCGAACTCTGCACTTTGCGAGATCGcctaataaaaacgaaatagaGATTGAGAGGAAATGAACAGGTACATCTATCTATGAAACATGTTTATATAATAGTATTACCTGCAAAAACTGCTCTGCTCGCAGGTCTTGAAATTCGTTGGATCAACGCCAGAACCATAGTTGATCCATGCCCCAATTAGGAGACAAAAGAACACTGCACACCTCATATTTGCCCTTGTCTTGTCTTGGCAAGGTTTCTTTTACTGATTATTGTTGAGTCAAAtctgtaaaatataatagaaatagCAACTCACTAATTAAAAAGTGTTTGATTTTATCTCGAAACTCTCGTCCCAAAAACTAATAAGTTAGTATCAAGCGGGgaatatattctaaaatatctGACCTGTTTGTCTACAGAAACAGTTATGTACAAGAACATAGCcatttttttaacaaataaataataataaatatgaatgcTATATGTTTAGTAAATtctacaaatacatatgtttcGCATAttagtttttccttttttaccGTCTCCATTGTTTATCATAACGATAT
This region includes:
- the LOC133847442 gene encoding tetraspanin-33-like, which produces MNNYRYHGGAGGVGGYYGIEVREVNHQRIPYPHHFTFVSSYVKYMIFMLNFMFWLFGGLLLGIGIYAFMDKWIEANGLVKLENIYDVVLNISLVMIITGIVIFIVSLAGCLGALRENTSLLKFYSRCLLIFFLMEMVIAIICFVFPQHMNEFVEYQFTDKIIHYYRDDPDLQNFIDFAQQQFKCCGLSNAGYHDWNKNEYFNCSSPSVEKCGVPYSCCINATDIMCGYAVQQESVAAASKLIWTSGCIEIVRVWAEHNLYMIAGVALGSALIQLLVIYLAKTLEGQIELQKSRWTN
- the LOC133847682 gene encoding seipin: MNFLLRFIIFCCDPLGLGRRFFVRPAVNLTLNVYDRLRSKADEKVDTLRELVLRLGLIAFAVVLIIWLAVFIYAAFYYVYMPPISHTRPVHMQFKTCLETSTPCTFPHAHVSLTKKQQLLMVGQAYKVIVNIDMPESPQNLELGMFMVCAEMRDYDSMLRGHSCRSAMMRYRSPLVRLFSTWALSPLYVLGWKEEFQKVPVEIFSRYLEERQHPITDVYVEIQSQKIQFYTVTLHIEADFTGLRYIMFNWPVLSAIVAISTNLFFILVVFLLSWYHWSDATWLRNMQIRYARFTNQLQSQASRVIVDSTSSLRDEDESSYHDSSMDKFDISDVGESSSTDDLLLLEKSINKAHQEKTSDVQSLRQRKVKDQAS
- the LOC133847441 gene encoding neutral alpha-glucosidase AB, yielding MRCAVFFCLLIGAWINYGSGVDPTNFKTCEQSSFCRRSRKVQSSGSKYSLISGTLNTYSDSVTADLLNKENHHQFTFKLEALVGSTFRLQIDEKTPLRPRYRVEHALKAQPKTVTIRVQESEGELTVTSGHSKAVIHGDPFRIDFYENDVHVVSVNAKNWLYFEHLRQKTQEQALPDSGDESQQQQNVEVPETLDEPGSWEENFKSHHDSKPYGPEAVALDFSFPAAEMLFGIPEHADSFALKSTSGTDPYRLYNLDVFEYIVESKMALYGSVPVLYGHGPQRTAGVYWQNAAETWVDIYTAETNVVSSLVNFVSGSRKSTPPSAHFISESGIVDAFIMLGPQPMDVFQQYAALTGTHELPQLFSLAYHQSRWNYNDERDVTTVSAKYDEFNMPMDTMWLDIEYTDGKRYFTWDKFKFPEPLTMIKNLTELGRHLVVIIDPHIKRDNSYFFHSDCTEKGYYVKTREGNDYEGWCWPGSASYPDFFNPVVRDYYASQYHLSKFKTVTEDVMIWNDMNEPSVFNGPEITAPKDLIHYGNWEHRDVHNLYGHMHLMGTFDGLQKRDPNQRPFILTRAHFAGSQRYAAIWTGDNLADWSHLQHSIKMCLTEAVAGFSFCGADVGGFFGNPDSELLERWYQAGAFLPFFRAHAHIDTKRREPWLFPERTRLIIRSALLKRYSYLPLWYTSFYELEQTGAPVIRPLLAHYPQDKEAFAIDSQLLVQQRLLVRPVMQQGVSKVDVYFPAIDDKKNGDYWYDVDTYQRQERTGYESIPVTEYKIPVWQRGGSIVPKKERLRRSSALMLNDPYTLVICLDRQGKADGTLYLDDEKSYAYRDGQYIYVNYEFANNQLTNRFTGKPKYKSDAWIERIVIAGLNRVPSSATITVSGVAQQLEVEQRDAAVYIRKPSIKMDVDFALKLNY